A genome region from Nitrospira sp. includes the following:
- the alaC gene encoding alanine transaminase — protein MAIGDGFYRIKRLPPYVFAQVQTLKLEARQRGEDIIDFGMGNPDQPTPPHIVDKLIEASKKAKNHRYSASRGITKLRHAITGWYKRNYDVDLDPETEAIVTIGSKEGIAHLALATIGPGDVVLTPTPTYPIHMYSFIIAGGEVRGIELRQDSDFFDDLLHVYRQTLPRPRILVINFPHNPTTAVVDLEFFKKIVAFAKEHDVIVIHDLAYADIAFDGYKAPSFLQVPEAKDVGVEFYTLSKAYNMPGWRVGFCVGNREVVGALAKLKSYLDYGIFQPIQIASTVALNGPQDCVKDVVQRYQNRRNVLVNGLNRIGWQVALPRATMFVWARIPDSFRHMGSLEFSKLLLREAKVAVSPGIGFGEGGDEFVRFALVENEHRTRQALRGIRKVLNLDDQES, from the coding sequence ATGGCGATCGGCGACGGCTTTTACCGCATTAAACGACTTCCCCCCTACGTATTTGCGCAAGTACAAACCCTGAAGCTTGAAGCGCGTCAGCGGGGCGAGGACATCATCGACTTCGGCATGGGCAATCCGGATCAGCCCACGCCTCCTCACATCGTCGACAAATTGATCGAAGCGTCGAAGAAGGCCAAAAACCATCGTTATTCAGCCTCGCGCGGGATCACGAAGCTACGCCATGCAATTACCGGTTGGTATAAGCGCAATTACGATGTGGATCTGGACCCTGAGACCGAAGCGATCGTGACGATTGGCTCCAAGGAAGGCATCGCGCACTTGGCGCTGGCCACGATCGGGCCAGGTGATGTGGTGCTGACGCCCACGCCCACCTATCCCATCCACATGTACAGTTTTATTATTGCTGGCGGGGAAGTGCGTGGAATTGAACTGCGCCAGGACAGCGATTTTTTCGATGATCTGTTGCACGTCTATCGTCAAACGTTGCCGCGCCCGCGTATTCTCGTGATCAATTTCCCGCACAACCCGACGACCGCTGTGGTCGATCTTGAGTTTTTTAAGAAGATCGTCGCGTTTGCCAAGGAACACGATGTGATCGTGATTCACGACCTGGCCTATGCCGATATCGCGTTCGACGGCTATAAGGCGCCGAGTTTTCTCCAAGTGCCGGAAGCGAAAGATGTGGGCGTGGAGTTTTATACGCTGTCGAAGGCCTACAACATGCCCGGCTGGAGAGTCGGATTCTGCGTCGGCAACCGTGAAGTGGTCGGTGCGCTCGCCAAGCTGAAGAGTTATCTCGACTATGGAATTTTTCAACCGATTCAGATTGCCAGTACCGTGGCGTTGAATGGCCCACAGGACTGCGTCAAGGACGTGGTACAGCGGTATCAAAACCGGCGCAATGTGCTGGTGAACGGACTGAATCGTATCGGCTGGCAGGTGGCACTACCCCGCGCGACCATGTTCGTCTGGGCGCGTATTCCGGACTCGTTCCGGCATATGGGCTCGCTGGAGTTTTCGAAGCTGCTTCTGCGTGAGGCCAAGGTGGCTGTGTCGCCCGGAATCGGTTTCGGAGAGGGTGGCGATGAGTTTGTGCGATTTGCACTGGTGGAAAATGAACATCGCACGCGGCAGGCGTTGCGCGGGATCCGCAAAGTGTTGAATTTGGATGATCAGGAATCATGA